Proteins found in one Kangiella sediminilitoris genomic segment:
- the nhaD gene encoding sodium:proton antiporter NhaD gives MKIIALLITLACLLFPQLSLASDVAADSPLNFTTHWVGFLAIAIFVIAYSLVIFEEKIHLRKSKPILIAAGLIWLVIGITYKHYGLSGLAEEAIRHNFLEYAELFFFLLVAMTYINAMIERDVFDCLRDWLVNKGFSYRQLFWMTGILAFFISPIADNLTTALIMCSVVLSVGKGNGKFVGISCINIVVASNAGGAFSPFGDITTLMVWQKEMVEFTEFFSLFIPSVVNFLIPALVMQLAIEKGKPKPTDESHVAKIKQGGLVIVGLFLVTIATAISFHNFLHLPPAIGMMLGLGFLKFYGFLLRKGQQKQTEENPTSVSVKKPYDIFDRIAQAEWDTLFFFYGVILAVGGLGFLGYLGLASNYMYGELGATSANVLVGVLSSIVDNIPVMFAVLTMQPEMPHVQWLLVTLTAGVGGSLLSVGSAAGIALMGQARGHYTFMTHLKWTPVIALGYAASIWLHMIINS, from the coding sequence GTGAAAATTATAGCTTTGTTGATTACACTGGCCTGCCTGCTTTTTCCTCAACTTTCACTTGCATCCGACGTTGCTGCAGACAGTCCTCTAAATTTCACTACTCATTGGGTGGGCTTTTTAGCCATAGCCATTTTTGTCATCGCATACTCTCTTGTCATTTTTGAAGAAAAAATACACCTGAGAAAATCCAAGCCGATACTCATTGCTGCTGGCTTAATTTGGCTGGTTATTGGTATTACCTATAAGCACTATGGATTGTCTGGTTTGGCGGAAGAGGCCATCCGGCATAATTTTTTAGAATATGCTGAGCTATTTTTCTTCTTATTAGTAGCTATGACCTACATTAATGCAATGATTGAGCGTGATGTGTTCGATTGTTTAAGGGACTGGTTGGTAAATAAGGGGTTCAGTTACAGACAGCTATTCTGGATGACAGGTATTCTCGCTTTCTTTATTTCACCAATTGCAGATAACCTGACAACAGCGCTTATCATGTGTTCTGTGGTGCTGTCGGTAGGCAAGGGTAACGGAAAGTTTGTGGGTATCAGTTGTATTAATATCGTCGTTGCATCTAACGCTGGAGGTGCTTTTAGTCCCTTTGGTGATATTACCACTCTGATGGTCTGGCAAAAAGAAATGGTGGAGTTTACCGAGTTTTTCAGCTTATTCATCCCCTCAGTGGTCAACTTCCTGATTCCAGCACTGGTTATGCAGTTAGCTATCGAAAAAGGGAAACCAAAGCCAACGGATGAGTCACATGTTGCTAAAATTAAACAAGGTGGTCTGGTGATAGTTGGTCTGTTTTTAGTCACTATAGCCACAGCAATATCTTTTCATAATTTCCTGCATCTGCCACCCGCTATAGGAATGATGCTAGGTTTAGGTTTTCTTAAATTTTATGGTTTCCTATTACGAAAAGGTCAGCAGAAACAAACCGAAGAAAATCCAACCAGTGTGTCAGTAAAAAAGCCTTACGATATATTTGACCGTATTGCACAGGCCGAATGGGATACCTTATTTTTCTTTTATGGGGTGATCCTGGCTGTAGGCGGGCTCGGGTTTCTTGGTTATTTGGGGCTGGCATCGAATTACATGTATGGTGAACTCGGTGCTACTTCAGCAAATGTTTTAGTAGGTGTTTTATCATCAATTGTCGATAACATTCCGGTCATGTTTGCAGTCCTAACAATGCAACCAGAAATGCCGCATGTGCAATGGTTGCTAGTAACATTGACCGCAGGAGTGGGAGGAAGTCTTCTGTCAGTTGGATCGGCTGCGGGAATTGCGTTGATGGGGCAAGCCAGAGGTCACTACACCTTTATGACTCACCTTAAGTGGACACCGGTTATCGCTCTAGGCTATGCCGCAAGTATCTGGCTTCATATGATAATTAACAGTTAA